In Leifsonia sp. ZF2019, a genomic segment contains:
- a CDS encoding DUF3117 domain-containing protein has product MAAMKPRTGDGPMEAVKEGRLIIVRVPLEGGGRLVVSVNDAEAKELHDALASVVSAS; this is encoded by the coding sequence ATGGCGGCCATGAAGCCGAGGACCGGGGACGGGCCAATGGAGGCTGTGAAGGAGGGACGGCTCATCATCGTGCGTGTGCCGCTCGAAGGCGGCGGACGACTGGTGGTCTCCGTCAACGACGCGGAAGCCAAAGAACTCCACGATGCTCTGGCGAGCGTCGTGAGCGCCTCCTAG
- a CDS encoding O-methyltransferase codes for MSDKDSNWRFADDVIVESEVIARARQQSLELGVDPISPSTGAQAAVVVAATAAENIVEIGTGVGVSGLWLLTGGTNAQLTSIDQEVDHQQHARTAFTEAGIASNRVRLITGRALDVLPRMNENSYDIVFIDADPQSVIEYVEHGLRLVRPGGTVLVARALWRGRVADPAARDDIATGFRTLITETAGSGAVISALSPAGDGLLQLTKLTP; via the coding sequence GTGTCAGACAAGGACTCGAACTGGAGATTCGCCGACGACGTCATCGTCGAGAGCGAGGTGATCGCGCGGGCCCGCCAGCAGTCGCTGGAACTGGGAGTCGACCCGATCTCGCCCAGCACCGGGGCTCAGGCGGCCGTCGTCGTCGCCGCCACCGCCGCCGAGAACATCGTCGAGATCGGCACCGGTGTCGGCGTCTCCGGCCTCTGGCTGCTCACCGGCGGGACGAACGCTCAGCTGACCTCCATCGATCAGGAGGTCGACCACCAGCAGCACGCGCGCACCGCGTTCACCGAGGCGGGCATCGCCTCCAACCGGGTGCGCCTCATCACGGGCCGCGCGCTCGACGTCCTGCCCCGGATGAACGAGAACTCCTACGACATCGTCTTCATCGACGCGGACCCGCAGTCGGTCATCGAATACGTCGAGCACGGTCTGCGGCTCGTTCGCCCGGGCGGCACGGTGCTCGTGGCCCGCGCGCTCTGGCGCGGCCGCGTCGCCGACCCGGCCGCCCGCGACGACATCGCGACCGGATTCCGCACCCTCATCACCGAGACGGCCGGTTCCGGCGCTGTCATCAGCGCCCTCTCGCCCGCGGGCGACGGCCTCCTGCAGCTCACCAAACTGACCCCGTGA
- a CDS encoding twin-arginine translocase TatA/TatE family subunit produces the protein MFGLTFDKLLIVAVIAAFVIGPERLPTYAGKLGQFVRSLRDFANGAKSRMRDEMGPEFDEVDWKKLDPRQYDPRRIIREALLDDAPAPASAIKPASPAAAARRALPAGAVPPFDAEAT, from the coding sequence GTGTTCGGTCTGACCTTCGACAAGCTGCTCATCGTCGCGGTGATCGCTGCCTTCGTCATCGGTCCCGAGCGGCTCCCCACCTACGCCGGCAAACTCGGCCAGTTCGTGCGGTCGCTGCGCGACTTCGCCAACGGAGCCAAGAGCCGCATGCGCGACGAGATGGGCCCCGAATTCGACGAGGTCGACTGGAAGAAGCTCGACCCCCGCCAGTACGACCCGCGCCGCATCATCCGCGAGGCGCTCCTCGACGACGCCCCCGCGCCCGCCAGCGCCATCAAGCCAGCGAGCCCCGCGGCCGCGGCACGGCGCGCCCTGCCGGCGGGCGCCGTGCCGCCGTTCGACGCCGAGGCGACGTAG
- a CDS encoding zeta toxin family protein, with translation MPVLHLLAGPNGSGKTTYVTRVLRPVTHLPFVNADLIAAERWPHAQSEHAYDASRAASDERARLLASGASFISETVFSHPSKLQLVESAVRRGYLVHLHVMLVPVELSIRRVAERVRDGGHAVPERKIRERYARLWDLVARARSTADRTELFDNSAAASPFRRIATYEHGLALGDPRWPSWSPPALIE, from the coding sequence GTGCCCGTCCTGCACCTCCTCGCCGGACCGAACGGTTCCGGCAAGACCACCTACGTCACCCGGGTCCTGCGGCCGGTGACGCACCTCCCGTTCGTGAACGCCGACCTCATCGCGGCCGAACGGTGGCCGCATGCACAGTCCGAGCATGCGTACGACGCCTCGCGCGCCGCATCCGACGAGCGCGCTCGACTCCTGGCGTCCGGCGCGTCCTTCATCAGCGAGACGGTCTTCAGCCACCCCAGCAAGCTTCAGCTCGTCGAATCGGCGGTCCGTCGTGGGTACCTGGTGCATCTGCACGTGATGCTCGTGCCCGTCGAACTGAGCATCCGCCGCGTCGCGGAGCGCGTGCGCGACGGCGGCCATGCGGTACCCGAGCGGAAGATCCGGGAACGCTACGCGCGCCTGTGGGACCTCGTCGCCCGCGCCCGCTCCACCGCGGACCGGACGGAACTCTTCGACAACTCCGCGGCCGCATCACCGTTTCGTCGCATCGCGACTTACGAGCACGGTCTCGCGCTCGGCGATCCGCGGTGGCCGTCCTGGTCGCCGCCCGCGCTCATCGAGTAG
- a CDS encoding ParD-like family protein, whose translation MGQTMPMRMDGELFEAAKAVGAVASRSAAQQISHWARIGRELEASPGTSQRDIQRVLAGEGAYDDLGERGQAVVRAIWDEEIAARLGTLDLAREFTASGRSWTEADENGAIVARGGGADD comes from the coding sequence ATGGGTCAGACGATGCCGATGCGGATGGACGGCGAACTCTTCGAGGCGGCGAAAGCGGTCGGAGCCGTCGCGAGTCGCAGCGCCGCCCAGCAGATCAGCCATTGGGCGCGCATCGGACGCGAGCTGGAGGCCTCTCCCGGCACGAGCCAGCGGGACATCCAGCGCGTCCTCGCGGGCGAAGGCGCCTACGACGACCTCGGCGAGCGCGGGCAGGCCGTCGTACGAGCGATCTGGGACGAGGAGATCGCCGCACGCCTGGGCACGCTCGATCTCGCTCGGGAGTTCACCGCGAGCGGTCGTTCGTGGACGGAAGCGGATGAGAACGGTGCCATCGTCGCCCGAGGCGGCGGCGCGGACGACTGA
- a CDS encoding MFS transporter — MIASEQTLTRPTVARYAIGSLGTGGFATLPGLVLVYYLTDSLGVAALVAGVVVTVAKVWDVIIDPVIGARSDRMLAARGSRRPMMVLGAIALPVFFLLTFAVPPGTPEAVAATWVLVAFVLTATAFSLFQVPYIALPAELASGYDERTRLLTWRVVVLTFAILLFGAGGPALRSLGGYAAMALIAGVAIGGGMLISAFVAPRQAPAAVAPPRESVLVTLRTNYAAGVRVLRDSQPFRALLLTFLLQGLATGLMLAGANYVATWVLHSEDAVTFLFLALIGPALIVTPLWGVVARRIGKERGFVAASILFGLASLSMVALLWAPGDWVYAPVAVAGAAYAGMQSLPMAMLPDVISHDARRNGPGRAGTFGGMWTAGETTGMALGATVLTVVLAVTGYVVRSADPTVVVAGATQPAAAVAGIVLAFSAVPAALLALSLLPLTRYRLRKDDIDGLV; from the coding sequence ATGATCGCATCGGAGCAGACGCTCACCCGGCCGACGGTCGCCCGGTACGCCATCGGTTCGCTGGGCACGGGTGGCTTCGCCACGCTCCCCGGACTCGTGCTGGTCTACTACCTGACGGACAGCCTCGGGGTGGCCGCACTGGTGGCCGGAGTCGTCGTCACCGTCGCGAAGGTGTGGGACGTGATCATCGATCCGGTCATCGGGGCGCGGAGCGATCGGATGCTCGCGGCGCGGGGGTCGCGGCGGCCGATGATGGTGCTGGGGGCGATCGCCCTGCCCGTGTTCTTCCTGCTCACGTTCGCCGTGCCGCCGGGCACGCCGGAGGCGGTGGCGGCGACGTGGGTGCTGGTCGCGTTCGTGCTCACGGCCACGGCGTTCAGCCTGTTCCAGGTGCCGTACATCGCGCTCCCGGCCGAGCTCGCGAGCGGGTACGACGAGCGGACCCGGCTCCTGACCTGGCGGGTGGTCGTGCTGACGTTCGCCATCCTGCTGTTCGGAGCGGGAGGGCCGGCGCTGCGGTCGCTCGGCGGCTACGCGGCCATGGCGCTGATCGCCGGTGTCGCCATCGGCGGCGGGATGCTCATCTCGGCGTTCGTCGCTCCGCGGCAGGCTCCCGCAGCGGTCGCGCCGCCCCGCGAGTCGGTGCTGGTCACGCTGCGCACCAACTACGCGGCCGGGGTGCGCGTGCTGCGGGACAGCCAGCCTTTCCGCGCGCTGCTGCTGACGTTCCTCTTGCAGGGGCTGGCGACGGGTTTGATGCTCGCCGGCGCGAACTACGTCGCCACCTGGGTGCTGCACTCGGAGGACGCGGTGACGTTCCTCTTCCTCGCGCTGATCGGTCCCGCTCTCATCGTCACCCCGCTGTGGGGCGTGGTCGCGCGGCGCATCGGCAAGGAGCGGGGATTCGTGGCGGCGAGCATCCTTTTCGGGCTCGCATCGCTGTCGATGGTCGCGCTGCTCTGGGCGCCGGGCGACTGGGTCTACGCCCCCGTCGCCGTCGCCGGCGCCGCGTACGCGGGCATGCAGTCTCTGCCGATGGCGATGCTGCCGGACGTGATCTCGCACGATGCCCGCCGCAACGGGCCGGGCCGGGCCGGCACCTTCGGCGGCATGTGGACCGCGGGGGAGACCACCGGCATGGCTCTCGGCGCGACCGTGCTCACCGTCGTGCTCGCCGTGACCGGGTATGTCGTGCGCTCTGCGGACCCGACCGTCGTCGTGGCCGGCGCGACGCAGCCTGCCGCCGCGGTGGCGGGGATCGTGCTCGCCTTCAGCGCCGTGCCGGCGGCGCTCCTCGCCCTCAGCCTCCTCCCGCTCACTCGCTACCGCCTCCGGAAGGACGACATCGATGGTCTCGTTTGA
- a CDS encoding pyridoxal phosphate-dependent decarboxylase family protein, which yields MVSFDSRAVLARLAALRAADAPTHGGRVLSYVYDSGVAEIDELAASAMRLVQPVNGLDPTTFTSVGVMEREVVGFARELLHGGDDVVGSVTSGGTESCLLAVKTARDAWRAAGGEGRARLLAPVTVHAAFQKAAEYFDLALDLVPVDPATGRVDPRRLLERLAPDVALVVVSAPSYPYGALDPVEIVAEGCAEAGVALHVDGCIGGWILPFWREADGSALPLWDFRLPGVTSVSADLHKFGYAPKGASVLLQRGRDRQRLQYFATTGWPGYPVVNPTLLGSKSAAALAASWAIVQALGARGLAELADSCRRSTAALTDLVADIEGLRVLGTPTGPLLAVTTDESLPPERRVDPHHWADRARARGWHLQLQPGLTQADDTRLPHTTHLTITPVTGSRLDELEAALRGAADEARGIPPVDPATVLDTLPDGLAESPLDSDAAVAVLQAVGIGGSGDGALPDDQAPLLAMIEALPRSLTERLLVELLARLVEPV from the coding sequence ATGGTCTCGTTTGACTCCCGCGCCGTGCTCGCCCGCCTCGCCGCCCTCCGCGCGGCCGATGCGCCGACCCACGGCGGCCGCGTCCTCAGCTACGTCTACGACTCGGGCGTGGCCGAGATCGACGAGCTCGCGGCTTCGGCCATGCGGCTCGTGCAGCCGGTCAACGGGCTCGATCCGACCACGTTCACCTCGGTGGGGGTGATGGAGCGCGAGGTGGTCGGATTCGCCCGCGAGCTGCTGCACGGCGGCGATGACGTGGTCGGCTCGGTGACCTCGGGCGGCACCGAGTCGTGCCTCCTCGCCGTCAAGACGGCGCGGGACGCGTGGCGCGCGGCCGGAGGCGAGGGGCGTGCCCGCCTCCTCGCCCCGGTGACCGTGCACGCGGCGTTCCAGAAGGCGGCCGAGTACTTCGATCTGGCGCTCGACCTGGTGCCGGTCGACCCGGCCACCGGGCGGGTCGACCCGCGGCGTCTCCTGGAGCGTCTCGCGCCGGACGTCGCGCTCGTCGTCGTCTCCGCGCCGTCGTACCCGTACGGGGCGCTGGACCCGGTCGAGATCGTCGCCGAGGGGTGCGCCGAGGCGGGCGTCGCGCTGCACGTCGACGGCTGCATTGGCGGGTGGATCCTGCCCTTCTGGCGCGAGGCGGACGGCTCGGCGCTTCCCCTGTGGGACTTCCGCCTGCCCGGGGTGACCAGCGTCTCGGCCGATCTCCACAAGTTCGGCTACGCGCCCAAAGGCGCGAGCGTGCTGCTGCAGCGCGGTCGCGACCGCCAGCGGCTGCAGTATTTCGCGACGACGGGATGGCCCGGCTACCCCGTCGTGAATCCCACCCTCCTCGGGTCGAAGTCGGCCGCGGCGCTGGCGGCGTCGTGGGCGATCGTCCAGGCGCTCGGGGCCAGGGGACTGGCGGAGCTCGCGGACTCGTGCCGCCGGTCGACGGCCGCCCTGACGGACCTCGTCGCGGACATCGAGGGTCTCCGCGTGCTCGGGACCCCGACGGGGCCCCTCCTGGCCGTGACGACGGACGAGTCCCTGCCCCCGGAGCGACGGGTGGACCCGCATCACTGGGCCGACCGCGCACGGGCGCGCGGCTGGCACCTCCAGCTGCAGCCGGGCCTCACCCAGGCGGACGACACCCGACTGCCGCACACCACCCACCTCACGATCACCCCCGTCACGGGATCGCGGCTGGACGAGCTGGAGGCGGCGCTGCGTGGTGCGGCCGACGAGGCGCGCGGCATCCCGCCGGTCGATCCCGCCACAGTCCTGGACACGCTCCCCGACGGCCTGGCGGAGAGCCCTCTGGACTCGGATGCGGCGGTTGCCGTGCTGCAGGCGGTGGGGATCGGCGGAAGCGGAGACGGCGCCCTCCCGGACGATCAGGCGCCTCTGCTCGCCATGATCGAGGCGCTCCCACGGTCGTTGACGGAGCGGCTGCTGGTCGAGCTGCTCGCACGCCTCGTGGAGCCGGTGTGA
- a CDS encoding Mrp/NBP35 family ATP-binding protein has translation MPELADAVGRALAAVLDPEIRKPITELDMVRGVEVAPDGHATVGIKLTIVGCPAADAIERDVRAATASVPGVTDVTVDVTVMTPAERKALTERLRGGRAARTAQFGPDSLTRVYAVTSGKGGVGKSTVTANLAVALAERGLRVGIVDADVHGFSIPGILGLTDEHGVAPRPTRVDDMILPPVAYGVKVVSIGMFVDSPSAAVAWRGPMLHRTIQQFLTDVFFGDLDVLLLDLPPGTGDVAISVGQLLPQAEVVVVTTPQPAAADVAERSGVVARQTGQTVVGVIENMAGLVQPDGSVLELFGSGGGEEVARRLSAGQESAVPLLASVPLSIPLRSGGDTGAPIVVTDPQDPAAAAIRLVAERLATRSRGLAGRKLGLSLK, from the coding sequence GTGCCTGAGCTGGCGGACGCCGTGGGGCGTGCGCTGGCGGCGGTGCTCGACCCCGAGATCCGGAAGCCGATCACCGAGCTCGACATGGTGAGGGGCGTGGAGGTCGCGCCCGACGGCCACGCGACGGTGGGTATCAAGCTCACCATCGTCGGCTGCCCCGCCGCGGACGCCATCGAGCGCGACGTGCGCGCGGCCACCGCGAGCGTGCCCGGGGTGACGGACGTGACGGTGGACGTGACGGTCATGACACCGGCCGAGCGGAAGGCGCTCACCGAGCGCCTGCGCGGCGGCCGCGCGGCCCGCACCGCGCAGTTCGGCCCCGACTCGCTGACGCGGGTCTACGCCGTGACCAGCGGCAAGGGCGGGGTCGGCAAATCGACCGTCACCGCCAACCTCGCCGTCGCCCTGGCGGAGCGGGGACTCCGGGTCGGGATCGTCGACGCCGACGTGCACGGGTTCTCCATCCCGGGCATCCTCGGGCTGACGGACGAGCACGGCGTCGCGCCCCGCCCCACCCGTGTCGACGACATGATCCTCCCGCCCGTCGCCTACGGTGTGAAGGTCGTCTCCATCGGAATGTTCGTCGACTCCCCGTCGGCCGCGGTCGCGTGGCGCGGACCGATGCTGCACCGCACCATTCAGCAGTTCCTGACCGATGTCTTCTTCGGCGACCTGGACGTGCTGCTGCTCGACCTGCCGCCCGGCACGGGGGATGTGGCGATCTCGGTCGGTCAGCTCCTCCCGCAGGCCGAGGTCGTCGTCGTCACCACGCCTCAGCCGGCCGCGGCGGACGTCGCGGAGCGCAGCGGCGTCGTCGCCCGGCAGACCGGTCAGACGGTCGTCGGCGTGATCGAGAACATGGCCGGCCTGGTGCAGCCCGACGGCAGCGTCCTCGAGCTCTTCGGCAGCGGGGGCGGCGAGGAGGTGGCCCGCCGGCTGTCCGCGGGCCAGGAGTCCGCGGTGCCGCTGCTCGCCTCCGTGCCGCTCAGCATCCCGCTGCGCTCCGGAGGCGACACCGGAGCACCGATCGTCGTGACGGACCCGCAGGATCCGGCAGCCGCCGCGATCCGCCTGGTCGCCGAGCGGCTCGCGACGCGGAGCCGAGGACTCGCCGGGCGCAAGCTCGGCCTCAGCCTGAAGTAG
- a CDS encoding DUF1003 domain-containing protein: MARGRQDDRLDAPKGLRTPVLGSSSRRGRADQNDRFGRFTEWIARAMGTPWFILGLTIFVAAWMAWNTLVPPAWRFDSAALGFIALTLVLSLQASYAAPLILLAQNRQDDRDRVQIEQDRQRAERNLADTEYLAREVVALRLAVRDMATKDFIRAELRALLEDLEERDAGEGETTRA; this comes from the coding sequence GTGGCACGCGGTAGGCAGGACGACCGACTCGACGCGCCGAAGGGGCTGCGCACTCCCGTCCTCGGCTCGTCGTCCCGCCGGGGGCGCGCCGATCAGAACGACCGGTTCGGACGTTTCACCGAGTGGATCGCGCGCGCGATGGGGACGCCGTGGTTCATCCTCGGGCTGACCATCTTCGTCGCCGCGTGGATGGCGTGGAACACCCTCGTCCCGCCCGCCTGGCGCTTCGACTCCGCGGCGCTCGGCTTCATCGCGCTGACACTGGTCCTCTCGCTCCAGGCGTCGTACGCGGCCCCGCTCATCCTGCTCGCGCAGAACCGGCAGGACGACCGCGACCGGGTCCAGATCGAGCAGGACAGGCAGCGTGCCGAACGCAATCTGGCCGACACGGAGTACCTGGCGCGCGAGGTCGTCGCTCTGCGGCTCGCCGTGAGGGACATGGCGACGAAGGACTTCATCCGCGCCGAGCTGCGCGCACTGCTCGAAGACCTCGAGGAGCGCGACGCGGGAGAGGGCGAGACGACCCGTGCCTGA
- a CDS encoding magnesium transporter MgtE N-terminal domain-containing protein — MSATRIFVARLAGTSVFDPVGDRVGRVRDVLVVYRKSDPPTVVGLVVEIPGKRRVFVSIGRVTSISPGQIITTGLINVRRFEQRGGEVRVIAELLGRKVDFADGSGEATIEDVAIEESATGEWAVGQLFVRRPKSGASPFGKGPTTIVTWNEVTERLRRGEAQSAEQLIATYSELKPADLANTLLDLPPQRMLEVAEELPDDRLADVLEEMPESEQVQILTKLDDDRAADVLDQMEPDDAADLIAQLSDERGEHLLELMEPEEAEDVRMLLSYAPDTAGGLMTTEPIIVSADATVAEGLALIRRHELAPALGAAVCVTLPPYEPPTGRFLGIVHFQRMLRYPPHVRLGTLLDPSLEPVTGETSAAEVSRILASYNLVSVPVVDDKHRLVGVVTIDDVLDYLLPDDWRSQDEDEPVKQPSPSDETGSIRIVNGRRGPGGTR; from the coding sequence GTGAGTGCCACGAGGATCTTCGTCGCCCGGCTCGCCGGGACCAGCGTCTTCGACCCGGTCGGCGACCGGGTCGGCCGCGTCAGGGACGTCCTGGTGGTCTATCGCAAATCCGATCCGCCGACCGTCGTCGGGCTGGTCGTCGAGATCCCCGGCAAGCGGCGCGTCTTCGTCTCGATCGGACGCGTGACCAGCATCTCTCCCGGCCAGATCATCACCACCGGGCTCATCAACGTGCGCCGGTTCGAGCAGCGCGGGGGCGAGGTGCGCGTGATCGCCGAGCTCCTCGGCCGCAAGGTCGACTTCGCCGACGGCAGCGGCGAGGCCACCATCGAGGACGTCGCCATCGAGGAGTCCGCCACCGGCGAGTGGGCCGTCGGGCAGCTCTTCGTGCGGCGCCCGAAGTCCGGTGCGTCACCGTTCGGCAAGGGTCCGACGACGATCGTGACCTGGAACGAGGTCACCGAACGTCTGCGCCGCGGCGAGGCGCAGTCGGCCGAGCAGCTCATCGCCACCTACTCCGAGCTCAAGCCCGCCGACTTGGCGAACACCCTGCTCGACCTCCCGCCGCAGCGCATGCTCGAAGTCGCAGAAGAGCTGCCCGACGACCGCCTGGCCGACGTGCTGGAGGAGATGCCCGAGAGCGAGCAGGTGCAGATCCTCACCAAGCTCGACGACGACCGGGCCGCCGACGTGCTCGACCAGATGGAGCCGGACGACGCCGCCGACCTCATCGCCCAGCTCTCCGACGAGCGCGGCGAGCACCTCCTGGAGCTGATGGAGCCGGAGGAGGCGGAGGACGTCCGCATGCTCCTCAGCTACGCGCCCGACACGGCCGGCGGCCTGATGACCACGGAGCCCATCATCGTGTCGGCCGACGCCACCGTCGCCGAAGGCCTCGCGCTCATCCGCCGGCACGAGCTCGCTCCGGCACTGGGGGCGGCGGTGTGCGTCACGCTGCCGCCATACGAGCCGCCGACGGGGCGGTTCCTCGGTATCGTGCACTTCCAGCGGATGCTGCGCTACCCGCCGCACGTGCGCCTCGGCACCCTGCTCGATCCGAGCCTCGAACCGGTCACCGGAGAGACCTCGGCGGCCGAGGTCTCGCGCATCCTCGCGAGCTACAACCTCGTCTCGGTCCCCGTGGTCGACGACAAGCACCGGCTCGTCGGCGTGGTGACCATCGACGACGTGCTCGACTACCTCCTCCCGGACGACTGGCGAAGTCAGGACGAGGACGAACCGGTCAAACAGCCGAGTCCGTCCGACGAGACCGGCAGCATCCGCATCGTGAACGGAAGGAGGGGCCCAGGTGGCACGCGGTAG
- a CDS encoding general stress protein → MTSPSPLGGRNRMLFPTLPRGEVVATFETYLAAQEAVDVLARADFPVDKVSIVGSDLKSVERVTGKLTWGRVALAGAASGAWLGIFFGLLLIIFSPTVSFAFVIAAVLIGAGFGMLFGIVSYAINRRRKDYTSVMQVIATSYSVLVDSDLGNRARNLLQGGAGAAEQPAAAAPHPSDPPAAPHPSDPPPAWQPPPAAPEPPADGQNRA, encoded by the coding sequence ATGACCAGCCCCAGCCCGCTCGGCGGCCGCAACCGGATGCTCTTCCCGACCCTCCCGCGCGGTGAGGTCGTCGCGACCTTCGAGACCTACCTCGCCGCGCAGGAGGCCGTGGACGTGCTCGCGCGAGCGGACTTCCCCGTCGACAAGGTCTCGATCGTCGGCAGCGACCTGAAGAGCGTCGAGCGGGTCACCGGCAAGCTGACCTGGGGGCGCGTGGCGCTCGCGGGCGCGGCCTCGGGCGCGTGGCTCGGCATCTTCTTCGGGCTTCTGCTCATCATCTTCTCGCCGACGGTGAGCTTCGCGTTCGTGATCGCGGCCGTCCTCATCGGCGCCGGGTTCGGCATGCTCTTCGGCATCGTCTCCTACGCGATCAACCGCCGCCGCAAGGACTACACCTCGGTCATGCAGGTGATCGCGACCAGTTACTCGGTGCTCGTGGACAGCGACCTCGGCAACCGCGCACGCAACCTCCTCCAGGGCGGGGCAGGAGCCGCCGAGCAGCCCGCCGCCGCGGCACCGCACCCGAGCGACCCGCCGGCCGCGCCGCATCCCAGCGACCCGCCGCCCGCGTGGCAGCCGCCGCCCGCGGCGCCGGAACCGCCCGCGGACGGTCAGAACAGGGCGTAG
- a CDS encoding aminopeptidase P family protein: MVGMSSQSSTPSPADTAAESAEIPAEAAEAPRATANRSTTPGSDAFKAYIGSGWAERPDVLPGAREQAAYAARRRARVSELFRGRRVIVPAGRLKQRSNDTDYAFRAHSAFTHLTGWGSDAEPGSVLVLEPVGDGHEATLYFRERAGRDSDEFYASPEIGEFWIGPRPSLAQVASDLDLPTRGIADAADVIDTVDATAVVLREADPALTDRVDTARLLLSEAADPEDHAEDDRLARELSELRLVKDDYELAELRAAIAATARGFDDVIADLPRIVAHPRGERLVEGIFNGRARADGNAVGYDTIAASGPHACILHWTRNDGPVVPGDLILLDAGVEMDSYYTADITRTIPVNGTFGETQRLVYETVREAADAAFAIVRPGIRFREIHATAMAVIARRTAEWGLLPVSAEEALLPENQQHRRYMVHGTSHHLGLDVHDCAQARRELYLDGVLEPGMTFTIEPGLYFQPDDLTVPERFRGIGVRIEDNILVTADGAENLSLAIPRTADDVEAWMGRLGAR, translated from the coding sequence ATGGTCGGCATGTCGTCCCAGTCGTCCACGCCGTCCCCCGCCGACACCGCCGCCGAGTCGGCCGAGATCCCCGCAGAGGCCGCGGAGGCCCCGCGCGCCACCGCGAACCGCTCGACCACACCGGGCTCCGACGCCTTCAAGGCGTACATCGGGAGCGGCTGGGCCGAACGGCCGGACGTGCTCCCGGGCGCCCGCGAGCAGGCCGCTTACGCCGCGCGCCGCCGTGCGCGCGTCTCGGAGCTCTTCCGCGGTCGCCGTGTCATCGTGCCGGCCGGCCGGCTGAAGCAGCGCTCCAACGACACCGACTACGCCTTCCGCGCCCACTCCGCGTTCACCCACCTCACGGGATGGGGATCCGACGCCGAGCCCGGCAGCGTGCTGGTGCTCGAACCCGTCGGTGACGGCCACGAGGCGACACTGTACTTCCGCGAGCGTGCCGGCCGTGACTCCGACGAGTTCTACGCGAGCCCCGAGATCGGCGAGTTCTGGATCGGGCCGCGCCCCTCCCTCGCCCAGGTCGCGAGCGACCTCGATCTGCCGACGCGCGGCATCGCCGACGCCGCCGACGTCATCGACACCGTGGACGCGACGGCCGTGGTCCTGCGGGAGGCGGACCCCGCGCTCACCGACCGGGTCGACACCGCGCGCCTCCTGCTCTCCGAGGCCGCCGATCCCGAGGATCACGCCGAGGACGACCGCCTGGCGCGCGAGCTGTCCGAGCTGCGGCTCGTCAAGGACGACTACGAGCTCGCCGAGCTGCGGGCCGCGATCGCCGCCACCGCGCGCGGGTTCGACGACGTGATCGCCGACCTCCCCCGGATCGTGGCGCACCCGCGCGGCGAGCGCCTCGTCGAGGGCATCTTCAACGGCCGTGCGCGGGCCGACGGCAACGCCGTGGGTTATGACACGATCGCCGCCAGCGGTCCGCACGCCTGCATCCTCCACTGGACCCGCAACGACGGCCCTGTGGTGCCCGGCGACCTGATCCTGCTCGACGCCGGCGTGGAGATGGACAGCTACTACACGGCGGACATCACCAGGACGATTCCCGTGAACGGCACGTTCGGCGAGACCCAGCGGCTCGTGTACGAGACCGTGCGCGAGGCCGCCGACGCCGCGTTCGCGATCGTCCGCCCCGGCATCCGCTTCCGCGAGATCCACGCGACCGCCATGGCCGTCATCGCGCGCCGGACGGCCGAGTGGGGGCTGCTGCCCGTCTCGGCGGAGGAGGCGCTCCTGCCGGAGAACCAGCAGCACCGCCGCTACATGGTGCACGGCACGAGCCACCACCTCGGGCTCGACGTGCACGACTGCGCCCAGGCACGACGTGAGCTGTACCTCGACGGCGTCCTGGAGCCCGGGATGACCTTCACCATCGAGCCGGGGCTGTACTTCCAGCCCGACGACCTGACCGTACCCGAGCGCTTCCGTGGCATCGGCGTGCGTATCGAGGACAACATCCTGGTGACGGCCGACGGCGCCGAGAACCTCTCGCTCGCCATCCCCCGCACGGCCGACGACGTCGAGGCGTGGATGGGCCGGCTCGGCGCGCGCTGA